A window of Sulfurovum riftiae contains these coding sequences:
- a CDS encoding 3D domain-containing protein, producing the protein MHKKYSAFFFVAALSMTFLSAESIVDCRVITGGTTECNPYSSRLIKAKEVVYDIDKRKLIVTKTLPVPGKKPKMKVVSVADMIEKYVKVEDSMRYRGSHDIVIKTTEKKEKLTREEELKRQRQKVIEKIEALKKAQEEKQLEELRLAEEKRKKAEEEKKKNQGYYTIVKGDTLSTIAAKYGMKTKDLRALNQLDKDAKIRIGKKLLIPFSQEIIDAIASGEYKVQSDDTLISIARKFNLSPKEVAKFNDLKSTAVLRVGKTIQLPLPYRIKALKAKKKAEAAEKKLAKALKKGKGSKLIRGFGKHKLRVTATAYSSHRGQTDKTPFLAAWNNRIRPGMKIIAVSRDLLTKYGLRNGSKVRIGGLPGIYRVRDKMNKRYRKRIDIYMGVNRRKALRWGRRSVILYW; encoded by the coding sequence ATGCATAAGAAATATTCGGCCTTTTTCTTTGTCGCTGCACTCTCAATGACATTTCTGTCCGCTGAGAGCATTGTGGACTGTCGTGTCATTACCGGCGGGACAACGGAATGCAACCCTTACAGCAGCAGGCTCATCAAAGCCAAAGAGGTCGTCTACGATATAGACAAACGGAAGCTCATCGTGACCAAAACCCTTCCTGTACCGGGTAAAAAACCAAAAATGAAAGTAGTTTCGGTTGCAGATATGATCGAAAAATATGTCAAAGTGGAAGATTCCATGCGATATAGAGGTTCCCATGATATTGTCATTAAAACGACAGAGAAAAAAGAGAAACTCACAAGAGAAGAAGAACTCAAACGCCAACGTCAGAAAGTCATAGAGAAGATAGAAGCACTGAAAAAGGCGCAAGAGGAAAAACAGCTCGAAGAGCTGCGGCTTGCCGAGGAAAAAAGAAAAAAAGCCGAAGAAGAGAAAAAAAAGAATCAGGGTTACTATACTATTGTCAAAGGCGATACACTCAGTACCATTGCTGCCAAATACGGTATGAAGACCAAAGATCTCAGAGCCTTGAACCAGTTGGATAAAGATGCCAAAATAAGGATTGGAAAAAAACTTCTTATTCCTTTTTCTCAGGAGATCATAGATGCCATTGCTTCGGGGGAGTATAAAGTACAAAGTGATGATACTTTGATCTCCATTGCCCGAAAATTCAACCTTTCCCCCAAAGAGGTAGCCAAATTCAACGATCTCAAAAGTACGGCGGTCCTGCGTGTGGGGAAAACAATCCAGCTTCCTCTGCCATACAGGATCAAGGCACTTAAGGCAAAGAAAAAAGCAGAAGCGGCAGAGAAGAAACTTGCCAAGGCTCTCAAAAAAGGAAAAGGTTCAAAACTGATCCGCGGCTTTGGAAAACATAAACTCAGGGTTACGGCCACAGCATACAGTTCCCATCGGGGACAGACCGACAAGACACCTTTCCTTGCTGCCTGGAACAACCGTATCCGCCCGGGGATGAAGATCATCGCTGTCTCGAGGGATCTCTTGACAAAATACGGACTGCGTAACGGTTCAAAGGTCAGGATCGGCGGTCTGCCCGGAATCTACAGGGTACGTGACAAAATGAACAAACGCTACAGAAAACGTATCGATATCTATATGGGAGTGAACAGAAGAAAAGCCCTTCGCTGGGGTAGACGGAGTGTTATACTCTACTGGTAG
- a CDS encoding MBL fold metallo-hydrolase, with translation MEIKIQPMGVYQTNCYIVTVDGKDLIIDPGVDATKWVLANVSNPVAILNTHGHFDHVWSNAEVKEKLHIPIYCPKDDTFMLTDDPLNQGTPKSIPDYEVVGDEALEVAGIKIQYRHFPGHTPGCSVIEIGDVWFSGDFLFQQSIGRWDFPASSGEDMVKSLEKALTIEGDYTIYPGHGMSTTLKAEQRVIPYWIEQVKRTL, from the coding sequence ATGGAGATTAAAATACAACCCATGGGGGTCTATCAGACCAACTGCTATATCGTAACGGTGGACGGGAAAGACCTCATCATAGACCCCGGTGTCGATGCCACAAAATGGGTCCTGGCCAATGTCAGCAACCCCGTAGCCATTCTCAATACGCACGGCCACTTCGACCATGTCTGGTCCAATGCAGAAGTCAAAGAGAAGCTGCATATCCCTATCTACTGCCCCAAAGACGACACATTCATGCTGACCGATGACCCGCTTAATCAGGGGACACCAAAAAGCATACCCGATTATGAGGTTGTAGGAGATGAAGCACTAGAGGTAGCCGGTATCAAGATCCAATACCGACACTTCCCGGGGCACACTCCGGGGTGTTCCGTCATCGAAATAGGCGATGTCTGGTTCAGCGGGGATTTTCTTTTTCAGCAGTCCATCGGAAGATGGGACTTCCCTGCCTCAAGCGGTGAGGACATGGTAAAGAGTCTGGAAAAAGCGCTGACCATCGAAGGGGATTATACTATCTATCCCGGACATGGAATGAGTACCACCCTGAA
- the thrC gene encoding threonine synthase has translation MQFIETRGNDGKKPSSVQFSEAILSPSASYGGLYVPQALPNLDKDFLEKHLSSHYKTLALDFLDRFGIDISKEVLESAVSRYDGFDDPQNPVPVVQIENDCFVSELYHGQTRAFKDMALQPFGYILSKSAQARGENYLIMAATSGDTGPATLETFKNQANIKVACLYPDGGTSDVQRLQMVTEDAKNLKVIGVKGNFDDTQHALKELLASEDFKQELAARGIKLSAANSVNFGRIIFQIIYHIHSYLELVRQSAIKMGEAVYMVVPSGNFGNALGAYYAKKAGLPVKKILIASNINNILTDWIKTGIYDISDRELILTESPAMDILKSSNIERVMFDKFGAQRTRELMEDLNRNNRFQLTAEELASLQEDFAATFSSDEEGEAVIAAYAKKGYIMDPHTATCLKAYETLREEKTPTILYSTAEWTKFSTTVSKALGHEVQSDVEALAWVSQHAGVPVPSMINDLFRKPVIHDIVVEKEDIKGEMLNFL, from the coding sequence ATGCAATTCATTGAGACACGGGGAAATGACGGGAAGAAGCCGTCATCCGTACAGTTTTCAGAAGCGATACTCAGTCCAAGTGCAAGTTACGGAGGACTTTATGTCCCTCAGGCACTTCCGAACCTGGATAAAGATTTTTTGGAGAAGCACCTCTCCAGCCACTACAAAACACTGGCACTCGATTTTCTCGACAGATTCGGTATAGATATCTCCAAAGAGGTACTTGAAAGTGCGGTAAGCAGGTATGACGGCTTTGACGATCCGCAAAACCCTGTACCGGTCGTACAGATAGAAAATGACTGTTTCGTCTCAGAACTCTATCATGGGCAGACACGTGCATTCAAAGATATGGCGCTGCAGCCTTTTGGATACATTCTGAGCAAGTCGGCACAGGCAAGAGGCGAGAATTACCTCATTATGGCGGCTACCAGCGGCGATACCGGACCGGCAACGCTTGAAACCTTCAAGAACCAGGCAAACATCAAAGTGGCCTGTCTCTACCCTGACGGAGGAACCTCCGACGTTCAAAGACTGCAAATGGTCACGGAAGATGCGAAGAACCTGAAAGTGATCGGTGTCAAAGGGAACTTCGATGACACGCAGCATGCACTCAAAGAGCTGTTGGCTTCAGAAGATTTCAAACAGGAGCTTGCAGCACGCGGCATCAAACTCTCTGCCGCCAATTCGGTGAATTTCGGACGTATCATCTTCCAGATCATCTACCATATCCACTCTTACCTGGAACTGGTCAGGCAGAGTGCCATCAAGATGGGTGAAGCGGTCTACATGGTCGTGCCAAGCGGGAACTTCGGGAATGCATTGGGCGCCTACTACGCCAAAAAAGCCGGCCTGCCGGTCAAAAAGATCCTCATTGCCTCCAACATCAACAATATCCTTACAGACTGGATCAAGACAGGTATCTATGATATCAGCGACAGAGAGTTGATCCTGACTGAATCTCCGGCAATGGATATACTGAAGAGTTCGAACATAGAACGTGTGATGTTCGACAAGTTCGGTGCCCAAAGGACCAGAGAGCTGATGGAAGATCTGAACAGGAACAACCGCTTCCAGCTGACTGCCGAAGAGTTGGCATCGCTGCAGGAGGATTTTGCTGCGACATTCTCCAGTGATGAAGAGGGAGAAGCAGTGATCGCAGCCTATGCGAAAAAAGGCTACATCATGGACCCGCATACAGCAACCTGCCTGAAAGCCTATGAGACCCTGAGGGAAGAGAAGACTCCTACGATCCTCTATTCGACAGCGGAATGGACGAAGTTCAGTACAACGGTCTCCAAGGCACTGGGACATGAGGTCCAGAGCGATGTGGAAGCATTGGCCTGGGTCTCTCAGCACGCAGGTGTACCGGTACCCTCTATGATCAATGATCTTTTCAGAAAACCGGTGATCCACGATATCGTTGTGGAAAAAGAGGATATCAAAGGAGAGATGTTGAACTTCCTGTAG
- a CDS encoding EAL domain-containing protein codes for MKLTKKLTRKVDNFFLLFAFFAIILSALFFYLLQGDRSIRNYDEYRQVLQKMNNLEHQWDSVFFQKYRYIDHDETSRISKAFNEQIEFLEKSDMKKEFGKHIFNDFKTLEETYARKHDLLIQFESLNANLTNSIHTMYDLKKNIDMHYNGDHEKRELINALFFNVGQIYMGMPYDKLEFDRLITSLKVCMNEDKLFKYLCLHLENFASNVEKMNLILEQNKKNDLAKEITHLSDEMSQLYSKVRERQKMIAIGFFLLAFLILFLLIYNYKRVKKTAKELLAFRYAIENSDNAIVITDVDRHIEFVNEAFEKHTGYRKEEVYGENPNLLKSDLVPEEVYRELNETLDRGEKWQGELINRKKDGSLLYERASIVPIFMDGELVQYLAIKLDVTEYIRQQKILQQSATVYNSIGDGILITDKDKKIVSVNPAFRNIFGYSEEELLGKEPMVIMSLKEDEVFYKNMWHRLLTEGRWSGRVDNKAKNGKIIPVWLTIAVVRNEKEEIQNFIAIYTNLEEIIKMEDKANFLAYHDSLTQLPNRTRFETNIVDILELAKIEKQKVAILFIDLDRFKVINDTLGHHIGDEMLIQLAKRIHAQLDSNALLARIGGDEFVVVVNLKEKKKEAGLLAEKLLSVIREPILIHDYHLNTTASIGIAVYPDDGEDRNEIVKHADSAMYYAKEKGKDNYQFYTRQLSLDVEARLELEQELLHALRKKELTLYYQPQYDLESRKVVGAEALLRWRNEHLGIVPPDRFISIAEETGIIIDIGYFVFEEACQTYMQWQKEGLDVGSISLNISSIQFREEDIFKRFEEIILRTGIPAHKIEIEITERFIMEYSTINLTILEDLRNIGCKISIDDFGTGYSSMSYIKSLALDTIKIDKSFIADLPHDSHDAEVSKAIIALSKSLGYQVVAEGIETAEQEAFLKTHGCDIGQGFYFAKPMPSEDFIAFVKEKEKKQ; via the coding sequence ATGAAACTTACAAAAAAACTTACCAGAAAAGTCGACAACTTTTTCCTGCTTTTCGCGTTTTTTGCCATCATACTCTCTGCACTCTTCTTTTACCTGCTTCAGGGGGACCGAAGCATACGCAATTACGACGAATACCGGCAAGTTCTTCAGAAGATGAATAACCTGGAGCATCAGTGGGATTCCGTCTTCTTCCAAAAATACCGCTATATTGACCATGATGAAACCAGCCGTATCTCCAAAGCATTCAACGAACAGATAGAATTTCTGGAAAAGAGTGACATGAAAAAGGAGTTCGGGAAACATATTTTTAATGATTTCAAGACACTGGAAGAGACCTATGCCAGAAAGCATGACCTTCTGATACAGTTCGAATCCCTCAATGCAAATCTCACAAACTCCATTCACACGATGTATGACCTGAAGAAAAATATCGATATGCATTACAATGGCGATCATGAAAAGAGGGAGCTTATCAATGCACTTTTCTTCAATGTGGGGCAGATCTATATGGGAATGCCCTACGATAAATTGGAATTTGACAGACTAATCACGTCTCTGAAAGTGTGTATGAATGAAGATAAACTGTTCAAATACCTTTGTCTGCATCTTGAGAATTTTGCATCAAATGTGGAAAAGATGAACCTGATCCTGGAGCAGAATAAAAAAAATGATCTTGCAAAAGAGATTACACATCTTTCGGATGAAATGAGCCAACTTTACAGTAAAGTGCGGGAAAGACAGAAAATGATCGCCATAGGGTTCTTCCTGCTGGCATTCCTCATTTTATTCCTGCTGATCTACAATTACAAGCGGGTAAAAAAGACGGCAAAAGAACTTCTGGCATTCCGTTATGCAATAGAGAACAGCGACAATGCCATAGTGATCACAGATGTGGATCGCCATATAGAGTTCGTAAATGAAGCATTCGAGAAGCATACCGGATACAGGAAAGAGGAGGTGTACGGAGAGAATCCCAATCTCCTCAAATCGGATCTTGTTCCTGAAGAGGTCTATAGAGAGTTGAATGAAACACTCGATCGCGGAGAGAAATGGCAGGGTGAACTGATAAACAGAAAGAAAGACGGTTCACTGCTGTATGAAAGAGCTTCTATTGTTCCCATCTTCATGGATGGCGAACTTGTGCAGTATCTGGCTATAAAACTCGATGTCACAGAATATATCAGACAGCAGAAGATCCTGCAGCAGTCCGCAACGGTATACAACAGTATCGGAGACGGGATACTCATTACCGACAAAGATAAAAAGATCGTCTCTGTCAATCCCGCTTTCCGCAATATTTTCGGGTACAGTGAAGAGGAGTTGCTGGGTAAAGAACCTATGGTCATTATGTCCCTGAAGGAAGATGAAGTCTTCTATAAAAATATGTGGCACAGACTTCTGACAGAAGGCAGATGGTCTGGAAGGGTCGACAATAAAGCGAAAAACGGGAAGATCATCCCTGTATGGCTCACCATAGCGGTAGTAAGGAATGAAAAAGAGGAGATCCAGAATTTTATTGCCATATACACCAATCTTGAAGAGATCATCAAAATGGAAGATAAGGCGAATTTCCTTGCCTATCATGACAGCTTGACCCAGTTGCCGAACCGCACACGGTTTGAAACCAATATCGTTGATATTCTTGAACTGGCAAAGATTGAAAAACAGAAAGTGGCCATACTTTTCATTGACCTGGACCGTTTTAAAGTGATCAATGATACATTGGGGCATCATATCGGTGATGAGATGCTGATCCAGCTTGCAAAGCGTATCCATGCACAGCTGGACAGCAATGCGTTGCTTGCACGTATCGGAGGAGATGAATTCGTGGTGGTCGTCAATCTGAAAGAGAAGAAAAAAGAAGCAGGCTTGCTGGCAGAAAAGCTGCTCTCTGTTATTCGTGAACCTATCCTTATCCATGACTACCATCTCAATACGACCGCAAGTATCGGTATTGCCGTCTATCCTGATGACGGTGAGGACAGGAATGAGATCGTCAAGCATGCCGATTCGGCGATGTACTATGCCAAAGAGAAAGGAAAGGACAATTACCAGTTCTATACCCGCCAGCTCTCGCTCGATGTAGAAGCGAGGCTGGAACTGGAACAGGAGCTGCTGCATGCGCTGCGCAAAAAAGAACTGACACTCTACTATCAGCCGCAATACGACCTTGAAAGCAGGAAAGTGGTCGGTGCGGAAGCACTGCTGAGATGGAGAAATGAACATCTCGGTATTGTACCTCCGGACAGATTCATCTCTATTGCCGAAGAGACGGGCATCATTATCGATATCGGATATTTTGTCTTTGAAGAAGCCTGTCAGACATATATGCAGTGGCAGAAAGAAGGACTGGATGTCGGGAGTATCTCCCTTAATATATCGAGTATCCAGTTCCGTGAAGAGGATATATTCAAGCGTTTTGAAGAGATCATTCTGCGTACAGGGATCCCTGCACACAAGATAGAGATAGAGATCACAGAGCGTTTTATTATGGAGTACTCGACGATCAACCTCACTATCCTGGAAGATCTGCGTAATATCGGCTGCAAGATCTCGATCGATGATTTCGGAACAGGGTACTCTTCAATGAGTTACATCAAAAGTCTGGCACTCGATACGATCAAGATCGATAAATCCTTCATTGCTGACCTCCCTCATGATTCCCATGATGCAGAAGTATCCAAAGCGATCATCGCACTCTCCAAGAGTCTGGGATACCAGGTAGTGGCAGAAGGTATAGAGACGGCGGAGCAGGAAGCTTTTTTAAAGACACACGGCTGTGATATAGGACAGGGGTTCTATTTCGCCAAACCGATGCCTTCGGAAGATTTCATTGCTTTTGTCAAAGAAAAAGAAAAAAAACAATAA
- a CDS encoding tetraacyldisaccharide 4'-kinase, with the protein MTHAYEQMLFHPKWYHYPVILLFLPLSLLYGTWMYLRRAVSRQKDFRLPVVSVGNLIVGGSGKTPFTIALASRYDNVAVISRGYGRQSRGLVEVSRNGKVLVPVEESGDEAMLMALSLPKASVIVSEDRHKAIALAKEQGAALIILDDGFNRVEIKKFDIVLEPAQINNPFPFPSGPFREFFWSRQAADLVLKEDRDFEREVSYENLKEKMLLVTAISNPQRLEKYLPKGVLARVWLEDHAYFNEAALAEEMYAHGAQSLLVTEKDLVKMKGFKLPISQIKLKLKIKEEIFQSIDQYIDRFK; encoded by the coding sequence GTGACCCACGCCTACGAGCAGATGCTTTTTCATCCCAAATGGTATCATTATCCTGTTATCCTGCTATTCCTGCCACTCTCTCTGCTTTACGGTACATGGATGTACCTCAGAAGAGCAGTCAGCAGGCAGAAGGATTTCAGACTTCCTGTTGTCAGTGTAGGCAACCTCATTGTCGGGGGAAGCGGGAAAACACCTTTTACCATCGCATTGGCATCCCGTTATGACAATGTGGCAGTGATCTCCAGGGGATACGGCAGGCAGAGCAGAGGCCTTGTAGAGGTAAGCAGAAACGGAAAGGTACTTGTGCCTGTAGAAGAGAGCGGAGATGAAGCGATGCTGATGGCACTTTCGCTTCCGAAAGCATCGGTCATTGTCTCCGAAGACCGCCACAAGGCGATCGCTTTGGCAAAAGAGCAGGGAGCGGCATTGATCATCCTTGATGACGGGTTCAACCGTGTCGAGATAAAAAAATTTGACATAGTGTTGGAACCTGCACAGATCAACAACCCTTTTCCCTTCCCCTCCGGGCCTTTCAGGGAATTTTTCTGGAGCAGACAGGCTGCAGATCTCGTACTCAAAGAGGATAGGGATTTTGAGCGGGAGGTCAGTTATGAGAACCTGAAAGAGAAGATGCTCCTGGTAACGGCTATCTCCAACCCACAGCGGCTTGAGAAGTATCTTCCCAAAGGTGTGCTTGCCAGGGTCTGGCTGGAAGACCATGCCTATTTCAACGAGGCTGCTCTGGCTGAAGAGATGTATGCCCATGGTGCCCAAAGTCTGCTGGTAACCGAGAAGGATCTCGTAAAAATGAAAGGTTTTAAGTTGCCTATCTCCCAAATTAAGTTAAAATTAAAGATAAAAGAAGAGATCTTTCAGTCGATAGACCAATATATAGATCGTTTTAAATAA
- a CDS encoding cytochrome-c peroxidase, with protein sequence MLADFFLLMAVFCTVSFSAPVKPIPESMEVDRNKALLGQKLFFDPLLSKDGTVSCATCHDLQKGGDDGLQYSIGVGGKKGNINAPTVYNAVFNFRQFWDGRAEDLKEQVFGPIENPVEMDQTMKQTVDKLKKNPMYLSEFAKIYDNGITEENVADAIAEYEKTLITPNAPFDRYLRGEEDAIGQDAKEGYALFKSKGCIVCHNGTNVGGNFYNKFGIFKDANSSSLGRYNITKREEDKYVFKVPSLRNVALTSPYMHDGRTNSLREAVEIMSEHQLGRYITEEEIKKIVAFLESLTGQIPESVKKKHP encoded by the coding sequence CTGTTGGCAGACTTTTTTTTACTGATGGCTGTGTTTTGCACTGTGTCGTTCTCTGCACCGGTAAAACCCATTCCCGAGAGTATGGAAGTAGACCGAAACAAAGCACTTTTGGGACAAAAGCTTTTTTTTGATCCTCTGCTCTCCAAAGACGGTACTGTCTCCTGTGCCACTTGCCATGATCTCCAGAAGGGAGGGGATGACGGTTTGCAGTACTCTATCGGGGTCGGCGGGAAAAAAGGGAACATCAATGCACCTACCGTTTACAATGCTGTCTTCAACTTCAGACAGTTCTGGGATGGACGTGCCGAGGATCTGAAAGAACAGGTATTTGGACCGATCGAAAATCCGGTGGAGATGGACCAGACCATGAAGCAGACCGTAGACAAACTGAAAAAAAACCCAATGTATCTTTCAGAGTTTGCAAAAATATATGACAACGGTATCACAGAGGAAAACGTTGCCGATGCTATAGCCGAATATGAGAAAACACTGATCACCCCCAATGCACCTTTTGACCGGTATCTCCGTGGAGAAGAAGATGCGATCGGTCAGGATGCGAAAGAGGGGTATGCACTTTTTAAATCCAAAGGATGTATCGTCTGCCATAACGGTACCAATGTAGGGGGGAATTTTTACAACAAGTTCGGTATTTTCAAAGATGCCAACAGCAGCAGCCTTGGACGATACAACATTACAAAACGAGAAGAGGACAAGTATGTATTCAAGGTCCCGTCACTGAGAAATGTGGCTTTGACCTCTCCCTATATGCATGATGGCCGCACCAATTCTCTCAGAGAAGCCGTCGAGATCATGTCAGAGCATCAGCTTGGCAGATATATTACAGAGGAGGAGATCAAAAAGATCGTAGCATTTCTTGAATCTTTGACAGGGCAGATACCTGAAAGTGTCAAAAAGAAGCATCCATGA
- a CDS encoding YebC/PmpR family DNA-binding transcriptional regulator, with translation MGRAFEYRKAAKMKRWGTMSRVFPKLGKIITMAAKEGGLDPDMNPKLRTAILNAKAQNMPKDNIDAAIKRAAAKDAADIKEITYDVKAPYGVQMIVECATDNHTRTVANVKAILNRNNAEMLTSGSLNFMFTKKAVFVFDKTDDMDLEELELDLIDYGLEEIEEDVEPQENGEDKDIVRIFGEFTSFGELTKALEDKGIEVKKATIEYIANTPVELNDEQLEEIEALIDKLEEDEDVQTVYTNIN, from the coding sequence ATGGGTAGAGCGTTCGAATACCGTAAAGCAGCAAAAATGAAACGATGGGGGACCATGTCACGTGTCTTCCCGAAACTGGGAAAGATCATTACCATGGCAGCGAAAGAAGGCGGTCTTGACCCTGACATGAACCCGAAACTGCGTACGGCCATCCTCAATGCCAAAGCACAAAATATGCCCAAGGACAACATCGATGCCGCCATCAAAAGAGCTGCGGCAAAAGATGCGGCGGATATCAAGGAGATCACCTATGATGTCAAGGCACCTTACGGTGTACAGATGATCGTAGAATGTGCTACGGACAACCACACACGAACCGTTGCAAATGTCAAGGCGATCCTCAACAGGAACAACGCGGAGATGCTCACCTCAGGCTCCCTCAACTTCATGTTCACCAAAAAAGCGGTATTTGTTTTTGACAAAACGGACGACATGGACCTTGAAGAGCTTGAACTCGACCTCATCGACTACGGTCTTGAAGAGATAGAGGAAGACGTCGAACCTCAGGAGAACGGTGAGGACAAAGATATCGTAAGAATCTTCGGAGAGTTCACTTCATTCGGTGAGTTGACAAAAGCGCTTGAGGACAAAGGTATTGAAGTGAAGAAAGCGACCATCGAATATATCGCCAATACTCCTGTGGAACTTAACGACGAACAGCTCGAAGAGATAGAGGCGCTCATCGACAAGCTTGAAGAGGACGAGGATGTACAGACCGTCTATACCAATATCAACTGA
- a CDS encoding ferritin-like domain-containing protein produces the protein MNIYLLLEQAISSDEIALKEELTLQCLGYCTKNEMKSVDFVPRVFETPSYASKCRIVDPRELPARKEFDTNEGLATLIHAIAHIEYSAIDLALDAVYRFPDMPVSYKIDWLEVAHDEIRHYKMLNELLEEVGYRYGDFPVHCGLFDAAQHTAGSVLDRMAIVPRYYEASGLDVNPQIIRKLENKKKNPVVSKLIDALNLIYDEEIIHVHKGDKWFKYLCSEKGLDESVYFEILEHYRLLSKHRPHINVDARKEAGFTCDEILKLGAKQCQ, from the coding sequence ATGAATATCTACCTACTCCTGGAACAAGCTATCAGCAGTGATGAGATCGCCCTGAAAGAGGAGTTGACACTTCAGTGTTTGGGGTATTGTACCAAAAATGAAATGAAGAGTGTCGATTTCGTTCCCAGAGTATTCGAAACTCCCTCCTATGCCTCCAAATGCCGTATCGTTGACCCCAGAGAACTGCCTGCAAGAAAAGAGTTCGACACCAATGAAGGCCTGGCGACACTCATCCATGCCATAGCACATATCGAATACTCAGCGATAGACCTGGCACTGGATGCGGTCTACCGTTTTCCGGATATGCCCGTATCGTACAAGATAGACTGGCTGGAAGTGGCACACGATGAGATACGCCACTACAAGATGCTGAACGAACTTTTGGAAGAAGTAGGATACCGTTACGGGGACTTTCCAGTACACTGCGGGCTTTTTGATGCAGCGCAGCATACGGCAGGTTCGGTGCTTGACCGTATGGCGATCGTACCGCGTTATTATGAGGCTTCCGGACTGGATGTCAACCCCCAGATCATTCGGAAACTGGAGAATAAAAAGAAGAACCCTGTGGTCTCAAAGCTTATCGATGCATTGAATCTTATTTATGATGAGGAGATCATCCATGTGCATAAAGGGGACAAATGGTTCAAGTATCTCTGCAGTGAAAAAGGGCTGGACGAGAGCGTCTACTTCGAGATACTCGAACACTACAGACTTTTAAGCAAACACCGTCCGCACATCAACGTAGATGCACGCAAAGAGGCAGGATTCACCTGTGACGAGATTTTGAAACTGGGTGCAAAACAGTGTCAGTGA
- the argB gene encoding acetylglutamate kinase: protein MKSKIDVVKTLLDALPFIKKFSNEKIVVKYGGAAQTSAELKEQFAQDIVLLHLVGMKPIIVHGGGKSITTLLADLGVDTTFVDGQRVTTKEVMRIVEMVLSGEINKEIVSLLDNHGTKAIGISGKDGGFLKGMPKDFDNFGYTGLIEDIDPEIVDNIIEDGAVPVIAPIAGSNIIGHPGFNINADLAASRIAVALNARKVLFLTDTPGVLNKEMKLITNLSIEQTEALKDDGTIQGGMVPKVDACIEALRGGVKKAHIIDGRVEHSLLLEILTSSGVGTCIEL, encoded by the coding sequence ATGAAAAGTAAGATCGATGTCGTAAAAACCCTGCTTGATGCCCTGCCGTTCATCAAGAAATTTTCCAATGAAAAGATCGTTGTAAAGTATGGTGGTGCTGCACAGACAAGTGCCGAACTCAAAGAGCAGTTCGCACAGGATATCGTACTGCTGCACCTGGTCGGCATGAAGCCGATAATCGTGCATGGCGGGGGCAAAAGTATTACAACTCTTCTGGCCGACCTGGGTGTCGATACCACTTTTGTGGACGGGCAGCGTGTAACGACCAAAGAGGTGATGCGTATCGTGGAGATGGTCCTTTCAGGAGAGATCAACAAGGAGATCGTATCACTGCTTGACAACCACGGTACCAAGGCCATCGGTATCTCCGGCAAAGACGGCGGTTTCTTAAAAGGGATGCCCAAGGATTTCGATAATTTCGGTTATACGGGACTGATAGAAGATATCGATCCCGAGATCGTAGACAACATCATCGAAGATGGGGCGGTACCTGTCATCGCACCGATCGCAGGCAGCAATATCATAGGCCATCCCGGATTCAATATCAATGCAGACCTTGCGGCGAGCCGTATTGCTGTAGCGCTCAATGCACGCAAAGTACTTTTCCTTACGGATACTCCGGGAGTACTGAACAAAGAGATGAAGCTCATTACCAATCTGAGTATCGAACAGACAGAAGCCCTGAAAGATGATGGTACAATACAGGGAGGAATGGTCCCCAAAGTGGATGCCTGTATCGAAGCGCTGCGAGGCGGTGTCAAGAAAGCACATATCATCGACGGACGTGTCGAACATTCGCTTCTGCTTGAGATCCTGACCAGTTCAGGTGTGGGAACCTGTATAGAACTTTAA